The following are encoded together in the Littorina saxatilis isolate snail1 unplaced genomic scaffold, US_GU_Lsax_2.0 scaffold_925, whole genome shotgun sequence genome:
- the LOC138956071 gene encoding uncharacterized protein codes for MDAIIEVAEEQSQGFSRELESSTGSDQERSLPMVTTAMVQDVCQTLLKYVLLPQMVREALEILNYVDLQHALRFQDGCLVQGRFVNAAMEKAWTKYHAAFLNHRSQVTEVTHSPAAAAWISLKVFERLLSDAYSKNKDNIEAAVVDISEKERAQLGTLLVQ; via the exons atggacgctatcatcgaagttgccgag GAACAGAGCCAAGGATTTTCTCGGGAGTTGGAGTCCAGCACTGGTTCAGATCAGGAGAGATCTTTGCCAATG GTGACAACCGCCATGGTACAAGATGTATGCCAAACACTTTTGAAGTATGTGCTGCTACCTCAAATGGTGCGTGAGGCTTTGGAAATACTGAACT ATGTGGACTTGCAACATGCACTCAGATTTCAAGACGGCTGCCTGGTACAAGGAAGATTTGTAAATGCTGCCATGGAGAAGGCCTGGACCAAATACCATGCTGCATTCCTGAATCACAGGTCACAGGTAACTGAGGTCACACACAGTCCTGCTGCAGCTGCCTGGATTTCGCTGAAGGTGTTTGAAAGACTTTTATCAGATGCTTATAGCAAAAACAAGGATAATATTGAAGCTGCAGTTGTAGACAtcagtgagaaagaaagagcacAGTTAGGTACATTGCTGGTGCAGTAA